From Saprospiraceae bacterium, one genomic window encodes:
- the murG gene encoding undecaprenyldiphospho-muramoylpentapeptide beta-N-acetylglucosaminyltransferase, with protein MMKVLISGGGTGGHVFPAIAVADALRAKVSEVEVLFVGALGKLEMTEVPKSGYNVIGLDIRGFNRKKIFVNLKVLWKLGKSLTKSVGILKKFRPDIVVGVGGYASGPVMLAAKWLGIPIVIQEQNSYPGLTNRRMAKYASMVCAAFDDVRPYFKSSQLYVTGNPVRKSFSMVVDKQEAYQYFGLDPTKKTICVFGGSLGAATMNKVIIQAYPLIRANENIQLIWQVGKMYENEIRSKLDGFENQIKIFSFIDRMDFAYAVADVAICRAGALTISEIAVTGTVSILVPSPNVTDDHQTKNAMSLVQRNASVLVKDEDALRKLWDATIALLYDDARQAEIRSNLEKLAKPQAADEIAQKIITFIQTQ; from the coding sequence ATGATGAAAGTGTTAATTAGCGGAGGAGGTACAGGGGGACATGTATTTCCTGCTATTGCAGTGGCAGATGCATTGAGGGCAAAAGTGAGTGAGGTAGAGGTCCTGTTTGTGGGAGCGCTTGGCAAGCTGGAAATGACAGAAGTTCCAAAATCAGGATATAATGTGATTGGATTGGATATTCGTGGCTTTAACAGAAAGAAAATATTTGTCAACCTTAAAGTCCTGTGGAAATTGGGAAAATCCTTGACCAAATCAGTTGGGATTTTGAAGAAATTTCGCCCTGATATTGTAGTAGGTGTTGGAGGATATGCTAGCGGCCCTGTCATGTTGGCCGCCAAGTGGTTGGGGATTCCAATCGTCATTCAAGAGCAAAATTCATACCCTGGTTTGACCAATCGAAGGATGGCCAAATACGCGTCAATGGTCTGTGCAGCATTTGATGATGTGCGTCCATACTTCAAATCTTCTCAACTGTATGTAACTGGAAATCCCGTCAGGAAAAGTTTTAGCATGGTAGTTGACAAACAAGAAGCCTATCAATACTTTGGTTTGGATCCTACCAAGAAGACCATTTGTGTTTTTGGAGGAAGTCTTGGAGCAGCTACCATGAATAAAGTGATCATTCAGGCATATCCTTTGATCAGGGCCAATGAAAATATACAGTTAATTTGGCAAGTAGGAAAGATGTATGAAAATGAGATCAGGTCAAAGTTGGATGGATTTGAAAATCAGATTAAAATATTTAGCTTTATAGATCGAATGGATTTTGCATACGCTGTTGCCGACGTAGCCATCTGCAGAGCAGGAGCTTTGACCATTTCCGAAATAGCAGTTACAGGTACTGTCTCCATCTTGGTTCCATCACCCAATGTGACCGATGATCACCAGACAAAAAATGCAATGTCATTGGTACAGAGAAATGCCTCCGTACTGGTCAAGGATGAAGATGCCTTGAGGAAATTATGGGATGCCACCATCGCATTATTGTATGACGATGCAAGGCAGGCTGAGATCAGAAGTAATCTGGAAAAATTGGCCAAACCCCAAGCTGCAGATGAAATAGCACAAAAGATTATTACATTTATTCAGACTCAATGA
- a CDS encoding FtsW/RodA/SpoVE family cell cycle protein: MNEFILDLREEIKGNRFLWAIILLLSLCSMLAVYSASLSLTKFQTDSTVFFLFKHVPYIVVGLALAWLVSNVDYTEFNKYAPIFLIVSIGLLVYALFFGVNINNARRWIQLPFLDITFQVSDIARIALIAYVARSISAKQDYIKSFKTSFMPIILPILIVCGLIAPSNFSTSALLFVTCVLMMIVGRVSFKYILVLGILGVCMFGLLVYIGQFLPDAIRVNTWVSRINEFLGNDGGYQVQQAKIAIARGSWFGVGPGHSMLRNFIPYSYADFIYAIICEEWGILIGGIGLIVLYTLLLAHCVSIVTKSPRAFGAMLTIGIGFSIVIQAYANMAVSLGVVPVTGLTLPFISMGGTSLLITSIAFGMILSVSKHISSLKLDETSEETIQQDKISLDDESVN; this comes from the coding sequence ATGAATGAATTTATTTTAGATCTCAGAGAGGAAATCAAAGGAAATCGTTTTCTATGGGCCATTATTCTGTTGCTTTCTCTATGCTCCATGCTTGCTGTTTATAGCGCGTCTTTGTCATTGACTAAATTTCAAACTGATTCCACTGTATTTTTTTTATTTAAACATGTACCTTATATAGTCGTCGGACTTGCCCTGGCTTGGCTGGTTTCCAATGTTGATTATACTGAGTTTAATAAGTATGCACCCATTTTCCTTATTGTTTCAATAGGCCTTTTGGTATATGCCTTATTTTTTGGAGTAAATATCAACAATGCGAGAAGGTGGATCCAATTGCCATTTCTGGATATCACATTTCAGGTTTCTGATATTGCAAGGATTGCTTTAATTGCTTATGTGGCCAGGTCGATTTCAGCCAAGCAGGACTACATTAAGAGTTTTAAGACATCTTTTATGCCAATCATTCTTCCAATTTTGATCGTTTGCGGACTGATTGCACCATCGAATTTCAGTACTTCTGCTTTATTGTTTGTGACTTGCGTGCTGATGATGATTGTAGGCAGAGTATCTTTCAAATATATTTTGGTCTTAGGGATACTTGGAGTATGCATGTTTGGGTTACTGGTTTACATTGGCCAGTTTTTACCGGATGCGATTAGGGTAAATACCTGGGTGAGCAGAATAAATGAATTCTTGGGAAATGATGGTGGATATCAGGTGCAACAAGCCAAAATTGCCATTGCCAGAGGTAGCTGGTTTGGAGTTGGTCCGGGACACAGTATGCTGAGAAATTTCATACCCTATTCCTATGCCGATTTTATCTATGCCATCATTTGTGAGGAATGGGGAATTTTGATTGGTGGAATCGGTTTGATAGTTTTATACACTTTATTATTGGCCCATTGTGTCAGTATAGTTACCAAATCTCCAAGGGCTTTCGGAGCAATGTTGACCATTGGCATCGGTTTTAGTATTGTAATCCAAGCATACGCCAACATGGCAGTTTCGCTTGGCGTTGTTCCGGTTACCGGACTCACACTCCCATTTATCAGTATGGGTGGGACATCCCTATTAATCACCAGTATTGCATTTGGAATGATTCTGAGTGTTAGCAAACACATCAGCAGTCTTAAACTGGATGAAACATCTGAAGAAACTATCCAACAGGACAAAATTAGTCTGGATGATGAAAGTGTTAATTAG
- the murD gene encoding UDP-N-acetylmuramoyl-L-alanine--D-glutamate ligase gives MVVLILGAGESGMGAALLAHQQRMVVFVSDQKSIPVDFKSKLIELEIDFEEDGHVIAYDMVPDLVVISPGIPSNSTIVNHLLLRGVEIISEIEFAFRFCKGKIIAITGSNGKTTSTNLCAHILETSGFQVAKVGNVGYSFARSVAEFTYDYYVIEVSSFQLDHINTFRPSIAIILNITPDHLDRYDYNFQNYIDSKFRIALFQNEQDDFIVSGNDPVISKSIELYPIQSRIHKLQIELDQSDQVWINDRKVAVLRGTSLKGKHNAVNMACVLRALEILGLKEEQIQKGLNSFVNDPHRLESLGEINGVEFINDSKATNVDSVYWALDAMKKPVIWIAGGQDKGNEYDSLQSFVKEKVKALIGLGVDNMKLLDSFRHTTVCFDTNNITSAVQEAWLQARPGDVILLSPACASFDLFKNYMDRGDQFKNEFLKIKQSIAS, from the coding sequence ATGGTGGTATTAATTCTTGGAGCAGGTGAAAGTGGCATGGGAGCCGCATTGTTGGCCCATCAACAGCGCATGGTGGTTTTTGTCAGTGATCAGAAGTCAATTCCAGTGGATTTTAAATCAAAACTTATCGAACTGGAAATCGATTTTGAAGAGGATGGTCACGTAATTGCCTATGACATGGTGCCGGACTTGGTGGTAATTAGTCCGGGAATTCCAAGCAATTCCACCATTGTCAATCATTTGTTATTGAGAGGGGTAGAGATTATTTCTGAAATTGAATTCGCATTCCGTTTTTGCAAGGGTAAAATAATTGCAATCACCGGAAGCAATGGTAAAACTACATCCACAAATTTATGCGCCCATATCCTAGAGACATCAGGATTTCAAGTGGCAAAGGTTGGAAATGTAGGTTATTCATTTGCGAGGAGTGTTGCAGAATTTACGTATGATTATTATGTGATAGAGGTAAGCAGTTTTCAATTGGACCATATCAATACTTTTAGACCTTCCATTGCCATCATTTTAAATATTACTCCGGATCATCTGGATCGTTATGATTACAATTTTCAGAATTATATCGATTCAAAATTTAGAATTGCTTTATTTCAGAATGAGCAAGATGATTTCATTGTAAGTGGAAACGATCCGGTCATCAGCAAATCAATCGAACTTTACCCCATTCAATCCAGAATCCACAAGCTTCAAATAGAATTGGATCAAAGTGACCAGGTGTGGATAAACGATAGGAAAGTGGCTGTACTTCGTGGTACTTCGCTAAAGGGAAAACACAATGCAGTAAATATGGCATGTGTGCTGAGAGCGCTGGAAATTTTAGGTCTGAAGGAGGAGCAGATACAAAAGGGACTTAACAGTTTTGTCAACGATCCGCACCGATTGGAATCATTGGGAGAAATAAATGGTGTTGAATTTATAAATGATAGCAAAGCCACAAATGTAGATTCGGTGTATTGGGCATTGGATGCCATGAAAAAACCTGTGATTTGGATAGCAGGAGGTCAGGATAAAGGCAATGAATACGATTCATTGCAAAGCTTTGTGAAGGAAAAAGTAAAAGCTTTGATCGGATTGGGTGTAGATAATATGAAGCTTTTGGACTCCTTTCGCCATACAACTGTTTGTTTTGATACCAATAATATTACTTCGGCAGTGCAAGAGGCATGGTTGCAAGCACGTCCGGGGGATGTCATTTTGTTGTCACCAGCTTGTGCCAGTTTTGATTTGTTTAAAAATTACATGGATAGAGGAGATCAATTTAAGAATGAGTTTTTAAAAATAAAACAAAGCATCGCATCATGA
- a CDS encoding phospho-N-acetylmuramoyl-pentapeptide-transferase: MLYYLFQFIEKLFHLPGGRLFNYISFRAGLAIILSLLITMWFGKSIIRALKNLQIGETVRDLGLMGQKEKEGTPTMGGLIIILGILLPSLLLTRLDNVYIQLLLFTTLWMGIIGFADDYIKVFLKDKQGLKAVFKILGQVVLGIVVSLAMLYHEDVVVRMSKSEAMFFKYDIQQEIYNPENLNDPYVYVKTSLTNVPFLKGNRFDYAWITQFFGDNSRTFIWILFIPIVIFIVTAVSNAANLTDGLDGLLTGVSAIIAATLAVLAYVSGNAIIADYLDIFYLPFTGELVIFAAAFLGSCVGFLWYNSFPAKVFMGDTGSLTLGGIIAVLAIVLRKELLIPLLCGVFLVENLSVMIQVSYFKYTKKKYGEGRRIFLMSPLHHHFQKKGMHEATIAVRFWIITLLLAVFTIITLKMR, from the coding sequence ATGTTGTACTATTTATTTCAATTTATAGAGAAACTTTTTCATCTGCCAGGTGGTAGGTTATTTAATTATATTTCATTTAGGGCGGGACTAGCGATCATCCTATCCTTGCTGATAACCATGTGGTTTGGAAAGAGCATTATTCGCGCACTAAAAAACCTTCAGATCGGAGAAACAGTCAGGGATTTAGGTTTGATGGGTCAAAAGGAGAAGGAAGGTACACCCACTATGGGAGGACTTATCATTATTTTGGGCATTTTGTTGCCTAGTTTATTGCTGACGCGGTTGGACAATGTGTACATTCAATTGTTACTATTCACTACATTATGGATGGGGATTATTGGATTTGCAGATGACTACATTAAAGTATTTTTGAAAGACAAGCAAGGTCTGAAAGCTGTATTTAAAATTTTAGGTCAGGTTGTGTTGGGTATTGTGGTCTCTTTGGCTATGTTGTATCATGAGGATGTCGTTGTGAGGATGTCTAAATCAGAAGCCATGTTTTTTAAGTATGATATTCAACAAGAAATTTACAACCCGGAAAATCTGAACGATCCATATGTCTATGTAAAAACTTCATTGACAAATGTTCCATTTTTAAAGGGCAATCGATTTGACTATGCCTGGATAACTCAGTTTTTTGGAGACAATTCAAGGACTTTTATTTGGATCTTGTTTATTCCGATCGTTATTTTTATTGTGACTGCTGTGTCCAATGCTGCCAATCTTACCGATGGATTGGATGGATTGCTTACTGGTGTATCTGCCATAATTGCAGCTACGCTGGCTGTCTTGGCCTATGTATCAGGCAATGCAATCATTGCAGATTATTTAGACATTTTTTATCTTCCATTTACCGGAGAACTAGTGATTTTTGCAGCTGCATTTCTAGGATCTTGTGTCGGATTTTTGTGGTACAATTCTTTCCCTGCTAAAGTTTTTATGGGAGACACAGGAAGCCTGACACTTGGAGGTATAATTGCTGTTTTGGCGATTGTCTTGAGAAAAGAATTGTTGATTCCTTTGCTTTGTGGTGTTTTTTTGGTAGAAAATCTTTCTGTGATGATTCAGGTAAGTTATTTCAAATATACCAAAAAGAAATATGGTGAAGGGCGTCGTATTTTTTTGATGTCTCCTTTGCATCACCATTTTCAGAAAAAGGGAATGCATGAAGCAACGATAGCGGTCAGATTTTGGATTATCACTCTTCTTCTTGCAGTATTTACCATCATAACCTTGAAAATGAGATAA
- a CDS encoding UDP-N-acetylmuramoyl-L-alanyl-D-glutamate--2,6-diaminopimelate ligase, translating to MLPDDLNLTIIGDSNKKVSGFNLDSRNVVPGEIFVARKGTVADGHKYIPEVIQKGIRIVLCENLPQEIHPEVCFLQTNHSLPILVTLLKNYYEDPSSQLILVGVTGTNGKTTVTTLLYELFTVLGYKTGLLSTVENKYGNVVMASTHTTPDIVQLYRLLADMVQNGCTHVFMEVSSHAIDQRRIEGLKFRMAVFTNITQDHLDYHHSFKNYIETKKKFFDQLPKGSTSIVNADDKHSPMMVQNTSSKVKYFGVRNIADYKLKVLNNAIEGLHLKYQQTEWHSCLAGTFNASNLAAVLAVALELGESQSEVLMHMSNLKNVSGRFELIREGNKKRIGIVDYAHTPDAVEKLLSNVRDIRQKNQRIITVLGCGGNRDKSKRPLMASVAAKLSDQLILTSDNPRDEDPHQIVEEMESGILLEDQQKYTIVLDREQAIKTACAIGQNEDIIVIAGKGHEKYQEIKGVKIPFDDYQILKTFLLKLYKKIE from the coding sequence ATATTACCAGATGATTTGAATTTGACCATCATTGGAGATTCAAACAAAAAAGTAAGTGGGTTTAATTTGGATTCCAGAAATGTTGTTCCCGGTGAAATATTTGTCGCGAGGAAGGGAACTGTAGCCGATGGACATAAATATATTCCTGAAGTAATACAGAAAGGAATTAGAATTGTATTGTGTGAAAATCTACCACAGGAGATTCATCCGGAGGTTTGTTTTTTGCAAACAAATCATTCTTTGCCGATTCTGGTCACCTTGCTAAAAAATTACTATGAGGACCCTTCCAGTCAATTGATTTTAGTAGGTGTTACAGGAACCAATGGAAAAACTACGGTGACCACACTTCTGTATGAATTGTTTACTGTATTGGGTTATAAAACAGGCCTGTTATCCACTGTCGAAAATAAGTATGGAAATGTAGTAATGGCATCTACTCATACAACACCGGATATTGTACAGCTGTATCGATTGCTAGCAGACATGGTTCAGAATGGATGTACTCATGTTTTTATGGAGGTTAGTTCCCATGCCATTGATCAGCGAAGAATTGAAGGATTGAAATTCAGGATGGCCGTGTTTACCAACATTACACAAGATCATCTGGATTATCATCATTCGTTTAAAAATTATATTGAGACGAAGAAAAAGTTCTTCGATCAACTTCCGAAAGGCTCAACATCGATTGTAAATGCCGATGACAAGCATTCTCCAATGATGGTGCAAAATACAAGTAGCAAAGTGAAGTATTTTGGTGTAAGAAATATCGCAGACTATAAACTCAAAGTGCTAAACAATGCAATCGAGGGATTGCACCTGAAATATCAGCAGACAGAATGGCACTCTTGTTTGGCAGGTACCTTCAATGCTTCAAATTTAGCTGCGGTGCTTGCTGTGGCCTTAGAACTTGGAGAGAGTCAATCCGAAGTTCTAATGCACATGTCAAATCTTAAAAACGTAAGTGGTCGTTTTGAGCTGATTAGAGAAGGAAACAAGAAAAGAATTGGCATTGTCGATTATGCGCACACGCCAGATGCAGTAGAAAAGCTTTTGTCCAATGTCAGAGACATCAGACAGAAAAATCAAAGAATCATTACGGTTTTGGGTTGTGGTGGAAATAGGGATAAATCGAAAAGGCCATTGATGGCTTCTGTAGCAGCAAAACTAAGCGATCAGCTTATTTTGACTTCTGACAATCCTAGGGATGAAGATCCACATCAAATTGTCGAGGAAATGGAGTCTGGGATTCTTTTAGAGGATCAACAGAAATATACGATTGTACTGGACAGAGAGCAAGCCATTAAGACGGCATGTGCCATTGGTCAGAATGAGGACATCATTGTCATTGCAGGCAAAGGGCATGAAAAGTATCAGGAAATAAAGGGTGTGAAGATACCTTTTGATGATTATCAGATTTTGAAAACATTTTTGTTAAAATTATATAAGAAAATAGAGTAG
- a CDS encoding transpeptidase family protein — MDRKKELLIRVYVILGLFGCVAFFMIWSAIRIVAIEGNDWRQKADELYFKLVSIEAERGKILSDDGSPLALSLPFFEIRLDTRAKGLTSEIFNAKVDSLAYFLARDLMQDKSVQQVKNWLIRERKLKNRYLLIARSLDYNQLELLKTYPILRAGQNKGGLIVIRKDRREKPFKLLASRTIGLKRDNAPSIGLESSFDPWLKGQEGERLMKKVGPDLYLPVDDVIEIEAKRGSDVQTTIDVGIQEVAEEALSEAIVKHGAQKGCAVVMEVKTGAIKAIANLGFDQMGELVEDFNYALGYSTEPGSTMKLASVAAMLEEGAVDLKTPVQLNGGEAYFYNKKMKDSESHGVSLSDLQYSFEKSSNVGISRLAYQVFGMPDGQRKFADYYRKFRLHKKTGIELEGESNPVIKHPDENKEKWYGTSVPWMSVGYELQLTPLQILNFYNTVANRGNMMKPYLVSHILDDDKVIKQIEPKVLVQGMFSEKTLTQLNVLLAGVVSNGTGKVIQSDHFNISGKTGTAVTNYYVTGLENKQYQASFCGFFPSENPVYSCIVVIYNPTQGGYYGGQAAAPAFLKIADKCMRNQSKMAGFINDQPKPLLTNDVLPVGNHGFSKDFEVLFHHIGLPFRGGAKNEWVRTIANKDGIYTLPQQLSEKRVPDLKGMGLRDAMYILDRQGVSASISGLGKVVWQSIEPGMFWLDQDRRIEIQLQ, encoded by the coding sequence ATGGATCGCAAGAAAGAATTATTAATAAGGGTTTATGTTATACTCGGCCTGTTTGGTTGTGTAGCCTTTTTTATGATTTGGAGTGCGATCCGTATTGTAGCCATCGAAGGAAATGATTGGAGACAGAAAGCAGATGAATTGTATTTTAAGTTGGTCTCCATTGAAGCCGAAAGAGGAAAAATTCTTTCTGACGATGGCAGCCCGCTTGCTTTGTCACTGCCGTTCTTTGAAATACGATTAGACACCAGAGCCAAAGGATTAACTTCGGAGATCTTCAATGCCAAAGTGGACTCTCTGGCATACTTCCTGGCAAGGGATTTGATGCAAGACAAGTCTGTGCAACAAGTTAAAAACTGGCTGATCCGAGAAAGAAAATTGAAGAATAGGTATTTGTTAATTGCAAGATCTCTGGATTACAATCAACTAGAGCTTTTAAAAACATATCCAATTCTTCGTGCAGGTCAAAACAAGGGTGGTCTCATTGTTATTCGAAAAGACAGAAGAGAGAAACCCTTTAAATTATTGGCCAGCCGAACCATTGGATTGAAAAGAGACAACGCACCATCCATTGGTCTTGAAAGTTCTTTTGATCCTTGGCTCAAAGGACAAGAGGGAGAAAGGTTGATGAAAAAAGTGGGGCCTGATCTCTATCTACCCGTGGATGATGTCATAGAAATTGAAGCGAAAAGGGGAAGTGATGTACAAACAACCATTGACGTTGGAATTCAAGAGGTAGCTGAAGAAGCATTGTCAGAGGCTATCGTCAAACATGGTGCGCAGAAAGGCTGTGCTGTTGTGATGGAGGTTAAAACCGGAGCAATCAAAGCCATTGCAAATTTGGGTTTTGACCAGATGGGCGAATTGGTGGAGGATTTTAATTATGCACTGGGTTATTCCACTGAACCGGGAAGTACCATGAAGCTCGCTTCTGTAGCGGCTATGTTGGAAGAGGGAGCCGTTGATCTTAAAACACCGGTTCAGTTAAATGGAGGAGAAGCTTATTTCTACAACAAAAAGATGAAGGATTCCGAATCACACGGAGTAAGCCTCAGCGATTTACAATATTCTTTTGAAAAATCATCCAACGTAGGAATTTCGAGATTGGCATATCAGGTATTTGGAATGCCGGACGGACAAAGAAAATTTGCAGATTATTATCGAAAATTCAGACTGCACAAAAAGACTGGAATTGAATTGGAAGGGGAATCAAATCCAGTGATAAAACATCCGGATGAAAATAAGGAAAAGTGGTATGGAACATCAGTTCCATGGATGAGTGTGGGATATGAACTCCAGCTTACACCTCTTCAGATCCTCAATTTTTACAATACAGTGGCCAACAGAGGAAATATGATGAAGCCTTATCTGGTCTCACATATCCTTGACGATGATAAAGTGATCAAACAGATCGAACCAAAAGTATTGGTTCAAGGTATGTTTTCAGAGAAAACCTTAACACAGCTGAATGTTTTATTGGCCGGAGTAGTTTCCAATGGGACTGGGAAAGTTATCCAATCTGATCATTTCAATATATCAGGAAAAACAGGAACCGCAGTCACCAATTATTATGTGACAGGTTTGGAGAACAAGCAATATCAGGCTTCATTTTGCGGATTTTTTCCTTCAGAAAATCCTGTTTATAGTTGCATTGTGGTCATCTACAATCCTACACAAGGAGGATATTATGGGGGACAGGCTGCAGCACCTGCATTTCTTAAAATCGCTGACAAATGTATGAGGAATCAAAGCAAGATGGCCGGTTTTATAAACGATCAACCAAAACCCCTTTTAACCAATGATGTGCTGCCCGTAGGAAATCATGGATTCTCTAAAGATTTTGAGGTTTTATTTCACCATATAGGATTGCCATTTCGGGGTGGAGCGAAGAACGAATGGGTAAGAACAATTGCCAATAAGGATGGAATTTACACTTTACCTCAGCAATTAAGTGAGAAAAGGGTGCCTGATTTAAAAGGTATGGGTTTGAGGGATGCCATGTATATCTTGGACCGGCAGGGTGTTTCTGCCAGCATTAGTGGCTTGGGTAAGGTAGTTTGGCAGAGTATTGAGCCCGGAATGTTTTGGTTGGATCAAGATCGCAGGATTGAGATTCAGTTACAATAA
- the rsmH gene encoding 16S rRNA (cytosine(1402)-N(4))-methyltransferase RsmH: MSDKAIYVHRPVLLQSSVDALITDKSGIYIDATFGGGGHSKEILNRLDNDGKLFAFDRDADALENQISDKRLHLIKSDFRYLKKYLRYFGVTKIHGLLADLGVSSWHFDIGQRGFSFQQKGPLDMRMNAEQELTAEKVLTDYSEEELFRILTEYGEITNARPLVQKWVRERKALKINTCESFADWLSPFVYGKSQKFLAQVFQALRIEVNGELESLKELLSQSEELISKGGRIVVISYHSLEDRIVKSFLKGEWPLKSNEEVFGKKVKTMKQINKEIIVPDHHEVENNSRSRSAKMRVGEKQI; the protein is encoded by the coding sequence ATGTCTGATAAAGCAATATATGTTCATCGGCCGGTACTGCTTCAGTCTTCGGTAGATGCGTTGATAACCGACAAAAGTGGGATTTATATAGATGCTACTTTTGGAGGAGGTGGTCACAGCAAGGAAATTCTGAATCGATTGGACAATGATGGAAAACTTTTTGCTTTTGACCGTGATGCTGACGCATTGGAAAATCAGATCAGCGATAAAAGATTGCATCTGATCAAATCTGATTTCAGGTATTTGAAAAAATATTTAAGATACTTTGGAGTCACAAAAATCCATGGATTGCTAGCAGACTTGGGTGTGTCCTCCTGGCATTTTGATATTGGCCAAAGAGGATTCTCCTTCCAGCAAAAAGGACCTTTGGACATGCGCATGAATGCTGAGCAGGAATTGACCGCCGAAAAAGTTCTCACAGATTATTCAGAAGAGGAATTGTTTAGAATTCTCACTGAATATGGAGAAATAACCAATGCGCGCCCTTTGGTACAGAAATGGGTCCGTGAAAGGAAGGCATTAAAAATCAATACCTGCGAGTCTTTTGCTGATTGGCTTAGCCCATTTGTGTATGGCAAAAGTCAGAAGTTTCTGGCACAAGTTTTTCAGGCGCTTAGAATTGAAGTGAATGGTGAACTTGAAAGTTTGAAAGAATTACTGTCACAGTCTGAGGAACTAATTTCTAAAGGTGGTAGAATAGTTGTAATAAGTTATCATTCTTTGGAAGACAGAATTGTCAAATCATTTCTCAAAGGAGAATGGCCATTAAAATCGAATGAAGAAGTTTTTGGAAAAAAAGTAAAAACCATGAAGCAAATCAACAAAGAGATTATTGTGCCAGACCATCACGAAGTTGAAAATAACAGCAGATCCCGCTCTGCAAAAATGCGGGTAGGAGAAAAACAAATTTAA
- the mraZ gene encoding division/cell wall cluster transcriptional repressor MraZ gives MYHLSGEYEVKLDDKSRLRLPSNLMKMLSPLQVKSFVINRGFEKCIILYPQDVWEEKTKEVNQLNPYNIKNREFARFFYRGATQVEPDASMRILLPKTLLEHADIDSDVMLLAYHNQIEIWSKEHYLKMIENEPSDFASLAEEVFRHKDV, from the coding sequence ATGTATCATCTGAGTGGAGAATATGAAGTCAAATTAGACGACAAGAGCAGGCTGCGATTGCCTTCTAATTTGATGAAGATGCTAAGCCCTCTTCAGGTGAAAAGCTTTGTGATCAATCGCGGTTTTGAGAAATGCATTATCCTGTACCCCCAGGATGTTTGGGAAGAGAAGACCAAAGAGGTCAACCAGCTCAATCCCTACAATATTAAGAATCGAGAATTTGCCAGGTTTTTTTATCGAGGTGCTACTCAGGTGGAACCGGATGCTTCCATGCGGATATTGTTGCCAAAAACATTGCTCGAACATGCTGATATTGATTCAGATGTAATGCTTTTGGCATATCACAACCAAATTGAAATTTGGTCCAAAGAGCATTACCTCAAGATGATCGAGAATGAACCATCAGATTTCGCATCCCTGGCAGAGGAAGTATTCAGACATAAAGATGTCTGA
- a CDS encoding polyprenol monophosphomannose synthase yields MSDSLVIIPTYNEIENINSIVSAVMELEVEFEVLVVDDGSPDGTAQEVVELIKRYPGKIHLLERTEKSGLGTAYIAGFKWALKRKYEYILEMDADFSHPPFKLIELRAACALHLGDVAVGSRYIKGGGVVNWPFLRLALSRGASLYVRTITGMKVMDPTAGFVCYKREVLENIHLENIRFVGYAFQIEMKYRSYQKGYKIVEIPILFPDRVKGKSKMNIWIIREALWGVFQMRLKT; encoded by the coding sequence GTGTCGGATTCACTGGTCATTATTCCTACTTACAATGAAATTGAGAACATCAATTCCATTGTATCAGCAGTGATGGAGTTGGAAGTTGAGTTTGAAGTTTTGGTCGTGGACGATGGCTCACCGGACGGTACAGCGCAAGAGGTCGTTGAACTTATAAAACGATATCCGGGAAAAATACATCTCTTGGAGAGAACTGAGAAATCTGGTCTGGGTACAGCCTATATTGCTGGTTTTAAATGGGCACTTAAGAGGAAATACGAGTACATCCTCGAGATGGATGCTGATTTTAGTCACCCTCCTTTCAAGTTGATCGAACTCAGAGCAGCTTGTGCCCTTCATTTAGGGGATGTAGCAGTAGGATCAAGATACATTAAAGGTGGTGGAGTCGTCAATTGGCCATTTTTGCGCCTGGCTTTATCCCGGGGAGCTTCTTTGTATGTCAGAACAATTACAGGAATGAAAGTGATGGACCCAACAGCTGGATTTGTTTGTTACAAAAGAGAAGTTTTGGAGAATATTCATTTGGAAAATATAAGGTTCGTGGGTTATGCCTTCCAAATTGAGATGAAATACAGGTCTTATCAAAAAGGATACAAGATTGTTGAAATTCCAATCCTTTTTCCTGACAGGGTCAAAGGAAAATCCAAAATGAATATCTGGATCATCCGGGAAGCACTTTGGGGAGTGTTTCAAATGAGGTTGAAAACCTAA